The following are encoded together in the Citrus sinensis cultivar Valencia sweet orange chromosome 1, DVS_A1.0, whole genome shotgun sequence genome:
- the LOC102613412 gene encoding flowering time control protein FCA yields the protein MGGGFRPMSGPRSGMNYPLPQSLPVPQISGQKRGFSGRGGPSPDLADGSSFAKLFVGSVPKTAREEDIRPLFEEHGNVIEVALIKDKKTGQQQGCCFIKYATSEEADRAIRALHNQHTLPGGVGPIQVRYADGERERLGAVEYKLFVGSLNKQATEKEVEEIFSPYGRVEDVYLMRDELKQSRGCGFVKYSHRDMALAAINALNGIYTMRGCDQPLTVRFADPKRPRPGDSRSGPTFGGPGFGPRFQPPSPRPPPNFGDPITDQIPQNAWHPMSPRNMGPLSNPGIRGFGNQLPPRSGDLGMPLNPGGPADVPLPGLAVSSTSSALQQNFCQPESQAPSLGQQISPLQKPLQSPQHMPPLQLHPQVPSSYSHTQNSHLRQLQIPGQTSFSQALPSQHLLGMSGNLPASQPQGQQIASSSTALPTPLNIKPQSSSLPGGTNQQQLPAPVQQQLHQPYQQSPSQLAQMLSQQTQTLQATFQSSQQAFSQLQQQLQLMQPSNQNLPLQQGSQGTKQQSQWAGIAPQTVASAPASAPAADLPVSTSIGPAASVSSQTVAPAKSSWTEHTSPDGYKYYYNCVTGVSKWEKPEELTLFEQQQQQQKPPVQQPPSQLHSQVLPAQHIPQTQQVQLQTQLRQQQQQQLQHPFSSSYQAPVVRGQHNAQELGYTQLPPVAAGSVNNPTRFQQGLQAAQDWMWKNKPSGT from the exons ATGGGTGGAGGCTTTAGGCCGATGTCCGGGCCCAGGTCGGGGATGAATTATCCTTTGCCACAGTCGCTGCCTGTTCCGCAAATTTCAGGACAGAAACGTGGATTTTCCGGCCGAGGAGGGCCTTCTCCTG ATCTTGCGGATGGCAGCAGTTTTGCCAAGCTATTTGTAGGGTCTGTTCCGAAGACAGCCAGAGAAGAGGAT ATTCGTCCCTTGTTTGAAGAACATGGAAATGTGATTGAGGTGGCTTTGATTAAGGATAAGAAGACAGGACAACAACAAG GTTgttgttttataaaatatgcGACTTCAGAAGAAGCTGATAGGGCCATTAGAGCCTTGCACAATCAACATACTCTACCCGGG GGTGTGGGTCCTATCCAAGTTCGATATGCGGATGGGGAAAGGGAGCGCCTTG GTGCAGTAGAATACAAACTGTTTGTAGGCTCGCTGAACAAACAAGCTACTGAAAAAGAAGTCGAGGAA ATCTTTTCACCATATGGTCGAGTTGAAGATGTTTACCTTATGCGTGATGAACTGAAGCAGAGCCGTG GATGTGGATTTGTTAAATACTCTCACAGAGATATGGCATTGGCAGCTATAAATGCTCTTAATGGAATTTATACAATGAGA GGATGTGATCAACCATTAACTGTCCGGTTTGCTGATCCTAAGAGGCCCAGGCCTGGAGATTCAAG GAGTGGTCCCACATTTGGAGGTCCAGGTTTCGGTCCTCGGTTCCAACCACCCAGCCCCAG ACCCCCACCGAATTTTGGTGACCCTATCACCGACCAGATTCCTCAGAATGCTTGGCATCCCATGAGTCCCCGGAATATGGGGCCACTATCTAATCCTGGTATTCGTGGTTTTGGGAATCAGTTGCCTCCTAGGTCAGGTGACCTGGGAATGCCTTTAAATCCA GGTGGTCCTGCTGATGTTCCTCTTCCGGGACTGGCTGTTTCTTCAACTTCATCTGCTTTACAACAG aatttttgcCAACCTGAGTCCCAAGCTCCATCCCTTGGTCAACAAATATCACCACTACAGAAGCCCCTTCAATCACCTCAGCATATGCCTCCACTTCAACTTCACCCTCAGGTTCCATCTTCTTACTCCCATACACAAAATTCCCATCTCAGGCAGCTACAGATTCCTGGTCAAACATCTTTCAGTCAAGCCTTACCATCACAGCATTTACTTGGTATGAGTGGAAATTTGCCTGCTTCCCAACCTCAGGGTCAGCAGATTGCCTCTTCGTCTACAGCACTACCAACTCCTCTAAATATTAAGCCCCAATCTAGTTCACTCCCTGGTGGGACAAATCAACAGCAGTTACCTGCTCCTGTTCAGCAGCAATTACATCAACCTTATCAGCAGTCCCCATCTCAGTTAGCGCAGATGCTGTCACAGCAGACGCAGACTCTGCAAGCAACTTTTCAATCATCCCAGCAGGCATTCTCCCAGCTGCAGCAACAATTACAGCTGATGCAACCGTCAAATCAAAATCTACCATTGCAGCAAGGTTCTCAGGGTACTAAACAGCAG TCTCAGTGGGCTGGGATTGCTCCACAGACTGTTGCCAGTGCTCCTGCTTCAGCACCAGCTGCAGATCTGCCTGTGTCTACATCTATTGGTCCTGCTGCATCTGTGTCATCACAGACAGTAGCTCCTGCAAAAAGTAGTTGGACGGAACATACCTCGCCTGATGGATACAAGTACTATTATAACTGTGTAACTGGTGTTAGCAAG TGGGAGAAACCTGAAGAGTTGACATTATTCgaacaacagcagcagcaacaaaaACCACCAGTACAGCAGCCTCCATCGCAGTTGCACTCCCAAGTTTTACCTGCTCAGCACATTCCACAAACACAACAGGTGCAGCTTCAAACACAGCTCCGGCAGCAGCAACAGCAGCAGTTACAacatcctttttcttcttcg TATCAAGCTCCTGTGGTTAGGGGTCAGCACAATGCTCAG GAGCTTGGTTATACTCAATTACCTCCTGTAGCAGCTGGTTCAGTTAATAATCCAACACGCTTCCAACAG GGGCTTCAGGCTGCTCAAGATTGGATGTGGAAGAATAAGCCATCAG GGACTTGA